In Nocardia yunnanensis, one DNA window encodes the following:
- a CDS encoding XRE family transcriptional regulator — protein sequence MNIRLQSVLLQRGIRPEVLAEVCEVDPKTVSRWLGGRVPHPKHRRSVAQHLRIGEEFLWPPAPEATPVPKNAELVATYPNRAEVPRDVWLSLLRSATEQIDVLVFSGTFFVQSNPMVVKMLAAQAAQGVRVRLCFGNPSGEAVVARGHEEGIGDTLSAKVRASLTYYQPLLSEERCEVRLHDTTLYSSLFRYDENMLVNPHIWGQPASANPVFQLKRVNDAAWFDSYAQSFETIWAAAQPWLPR from the coding sequence GTGAACATCCGGCTGCAAAGCGTGCTGCTCCAACGGGGTATCCGTCCCGAGGTGCTGGCCGAGGTGTGTGAAGTGGACCCGAAAACAGTCAGCCGTTGGCTTGGCGGCAGGGTGCCGCATCCGAAGCATCGCAGGAGCGTTGCCCAACACCTCCGCATTGGGGAGGAGTTCCTGTGGCCGCCGGCTCCGGAGGCAACACCGGTTCCCAAGAATGCTGAGTTGGTTGCCACCTACCCGAACCGCGCTGAGGTTCCTCGGGACGTATGGTTGTCGCTGCTGCGCAGTGCAACCGAACAGATCGATGTACTGGTCTTCTCCGGAACATTCTTCGTGCAGTCGAACCCGATGGTCGTAAAGATGCTGGCCGCGCAGGCAGCCCAGGGCGTTCGTGTCCGACTGTGCTTCGGGAACCCCAGCGGCGAGGCAGTTGTCGCTCGTGGCCATGAGGAAGGTATCGGCGACACCCTGTCTGCGAAAGTCCGTGCCTCGCTGACGTATTACCAGCCGCTGCTGTCCGAGGAACGCTGCGAAGTTCGGCTGCACGACACGACGCTGTACAGCTCACTGTTCCGGTACGACGAAAACATGCTGGTAAACCCGCATATTTGGGGGCAGCCCGCGAGTGCGAACCCGGTCTTCCAACTCAAACGCGTCAATGACGCCGCGTGGTTCGACAGCTACGCCCAAAGCTTCGAAACCATCTGGGCCGCCGCCCAGCCATGGCTACCCCGATGA
- a CDS encoding ABC transporter ATP-binding protein — MATVTFDKATRLYPGGSKPAVDALNLEIEDGEFLVLVGPSGCGKSTSLRMLAGLEEVSDGRILIGDRDVTHAEPKERDIAMVFQNYALYPHMSVAENMGFALKMAKVSKEERQQRVLEAAKLLDLEPYLDRKPKALSGGQRQRVAMGRAIVRQPQVFLMDEPLSNLDAKLRVQTRTQIAQLQRRLGTTTVYVTHDQVEAMTMGDRVAVLKDGLLQQCASPRDLYRNPANLFVAGFMGSPAMNLFTLPVTSGSVTLGGCPLPLPRSVAAATGERVVVGIRPEHLEPVGDGAGIAMEVDVVEELGSDAYIYGRTLGDGETIVARADWRNPPAKGTRLALVADSDHTYFFHPEDGRRLN, encoded by the coding sequence GTGGCTACGGTGACTTTCGACAAGGCCACTCGGTTGTATCCCGGGGGGAGCAAGCCGGCTGTGGATGCTCTGAATCTCGAGATCGAGGATGGGGAGTTTCTGGTTCTGGTGGGGCCTTCGGGGTGTGGAAAATCCACCTCGTTGCGGATGCTCGCGGGGTTGGAGGAGGTGAGTGACGGGCGGATTCTGATCGGGGATCGCGATGTCACGCATGCCGAGCCCAAGGAACGCGATATCGCGATGGTGTTCCAGAACTATGCGCTGTATCCGCATATGAGCGTGGCCGAGAACATGGGGTTCGCGCTGAAGATGGCGAAGGTGTCCAAGGAGGAGCGGCAGCAGCGGGTGCTGGAGGCCGCGAAGCTGCTGGATCTGGAGCCCTATCTCGATCGCAAGCCGAAGGCGTTGTCCGGTGGGCAGCGGCAGCGGGTTGCCATGGGGCGCGCCATCGTTCGGCAGCCGCAGGTGTTCCTGATGGACGAGCCGCTGTCGAACCTGGACGCCAAGCTGCGGGTGCAGACTCGCACCCAGATCGCGCAGTTGCAGCGGCGGCTCGGGACCACCACCGTCTATGTCACGCACGATCAGGTCGAGGCCATGACCATGGGCGATCGGGTGGCGGTGCTCAAGGACGGGCTGCTGCAGCAGTGCGCCTCGCCGCGCGATCTGTACCGCAATCCGGCCAACCTGTTCGTCGCGGGCTTCATGGGGTCGCCGGCCATGAATCTGTTCACCCTGCCGGTGACCAGCGGTTCGGTGACGCTGGGCGGCTGCCCGCTGCCGCTGCCGCGTTCGGTGGCCGCGGCCACCGGTGAACGCGTCGTGGTCGGCATCCGGCCCGAGCACCTGGAGCCGGTCGGCGACGGGGCGGGCATCGCCATGGAGGTGGATGTGGTCGAGGAGCTCGGCTCCGACGCCTACATCTACGGCCGCACCCTCGGCGACGGGGAAACCATTGTGGCGCGCGCGGATTGGCGCAACCCGCCCGCCAAGGGCACTCGCCTGGCGCTGGTCGCGGATTCGGACCACACGTACTTCTTCCACCCGGAGGACGGGCGTCGCCTGAACTGA
- a CDS encoding winged helix-turn-helix transcriptional regulator: MRPPRCPRPRPGWPPWEPGSWIPRPRPPRCRRPRRPYREEGKRTRHEYVLTAMGLDLLPAVVALWQWGDKYLQDGTAPLQRLEDSTGEPVTVELRSASGNQVPLENLRVRVNDEWRRKHRAPAQ, encoded by the coding sequence ATCCGACCCCCGCGATGTCCTCGGCCCCGACCAGGTTGGCCCCCATGGGAACCCGGCTCATGGATTCCACGCCCGCGGCCACCACGATGTCGTAGGCCCCGGCGGCCGTATCGGGAGGAGGGCAAGCGCACGCGCCACGAATACGTGCTCACCGCAATGGGATTGGATCTGCTGCCCGCGGTGGTGGCGCTGTGGCAGTGGGGCGACAAGTACCTCCAGGACGGCACCGCGCCGCTGCAACGGCTGGAGGATTCGACCGGCGAACCGGTCACCGTCGAACTACGCAGCGCATCGGGAAACCAAGTGCCCCTGGAGAATTTGCGCGTCCGGGTGAACGACGAGTGGCGACGGAAACATCGCGCTCCCGCGCAATAA
- a CDS encoding o-succinylbenzoate synthase, with the protein MSDGVVDFESAVVYAIPMRTRFRGITVREGMLIPGPDGWGEFCPFPEYDDREAAAWLATAVEQATAGWPEPVRDRVPVNCIVPAVGPERAREIVAASGCRTAKVKVADHPYSLHEDLERVAAVRDALGPTGAVRVDANGLWDVETAVTRIREIDRAAGGLEYAEQPCRTVEELAEVRKRVDVRIAADESIRRAEDPLRVAVAGAADVAVLKCTPLGGVRRALAVAEAAGLPCLVSSALETSVGLAAQVALAGALPHLDFACGLDTLSLLTGDVVTEPLRPVNGSLPVPRHAPAPDQDLLDRYRHPDPERTDWWRRRLARVAALLP; encoded by the coding sequence GTGAGCGACGGCGTGGTGGATTTCGAGTCGGCGGTGGTCTACGCGATTCCGATGCGAACCCGGTTCCGGGGGATCACCGTTCGCGAAGGCATGCTGATTCCCGGGCCGGACGGCTGGGGCGAGTTCTGCCCGTTTCCCGAATACGACGATCGGGAGGCGGCGGCGTGGCTGGCCACGGCGGTGGAGCAGGCGACGGCGGGATGGCCGGAGCCGGTGCGGGATCGGGTGCCGGTGAACTGCATCGTGCCCGCCGTGGGACCGGAGCGGGCGCGCGAGATCGTAGCCGCGTCGGGCTGCCGCACCGCGAAGGTGAAGGTCGCCGATCATCCGTATTCGCTGCATGAGGATCTGGAGCGAGTCGCGGCCGTGCGGGACGCGCTGGGGCCCACCGGCGCGGTGCGCGTCGACGCCAACGGGCTGTGGGATGTCGAGACCGCGGTCACCCGAATCCGCGAGATCGACCGGGCGGCAGGCGGTTTGGAGTACGCCGAACAGCCGTGCCGGACTGTCGAGGAGCTGGCCGAGGTGCGCAAGCGGGTCGACGTGCGCATCGCCGCGGACGAATCCATCCGCCGCGCGGAGGATCCGCTGCGGGTCGCGGTGGCCGGTGCGGCCGATGTGGCGGTGCTGAAATGCACTCCGCTGGGCGGGGTTCGGCGCGCGCTGGCGGTCGCCGAGGCCGCCGGACTCCCGTGCCTGGTGTCCTCGGCACTGGAAACCAGCGTCGGCCTGGCCGCGCAGGTCGCCTTGGCGGGCGCACTCCCCCACCTCGATTTCGCCTGCGGCCTGGACACGTTGTCCCTGCTCACCGGCGACGTGGTGACCGAGCCGCTGCGCCCGGTGAACGGCTCCCTGCCGGTCCCCCGCCACGCCCCCGCCCCGGACCAGGACCTGCTCGACCGCTACCGTCACCCGGACCCCGAACGCACCGACTGGTGGCGGCGACGCCTCGCCCGGGTCGCAGCCCTGCTGCCGTGA
- a CDS encoding TIGR04338 family metallohydrolase, which produces MAVRDAQRSQVYDAEGLVRGMFDRADEFGTRTVELHGSRITLPIERRFASVESVQTYADRVLALNWVRARWERASAPVTVRARAGAKAAHYETETAVLAVPLHAHGSAWALRELVILHELAHHLEPEMAAVAPHGPEFCERYLELVDGVIGPEAALLLRTTMYSCGVKIG; this is translated from the coding sequence ATGGCCGTTCGGGACGCGCAACGTTCCCAGGTGTACGACGCCGAGGGGCTGGTGCGCGGCATGTTCGACCGCGCCGACGAATTCGGCACGCGGACGGTCGAATTGCACGGGTCGCGGATCACGCTGCCCATCGAACGGCGGTTCGCGTCGGTGGAATCGGTGCAGACGTACGCGGATCGGGTGCTCGCCCTCAACTGGGTGCGCGCCCGATGGGAACGAGCGTCGGCGCCGGTGACGGTGCGGGCCCGAGCGGGGGCCAAGGCAGCCCACTACGAGACCGAGACGGCGGTGCTGGCGGTGCCGCTGCACGCGCACGGAAGTGCCTGGGCGCTGCGCGAATTGGTGATCCTGCACGAACTGGCGCACCACCTGGAACCCGAGATGGCCGCGGTCGCGCCGCACGGACCCGAATTCTGCGAGCGCTACCTCGAACTCGTCGACGGGGTCATCGGACCCGAGGCGGCGCTACTGCTGCGCACGACGATGTACTCCTGCGGTGTGAAGATCGGCTGA
- a CDS encoding DUF2786 domain-containing protein: MSSQDKMLTRIGGLLRQAESTDNEHEAEAFLAAAQRLATGSSVDLAVARAHIASRERRPTPTQRVIPIGAAGKRGLRTYVQLFVAIAAANDVRCDVARSSTTVYAYGFDTDIDTCEALYTSLLIQMVRASDQYIKSGSYKSATTEKVVVERRYGRVYHRPVEVPVAAVTARLNFQMAFAARIGRRLAEVKAEVETELVTADAAGRSEGGDTAAATGTALALRNKELELTDFYSRTSEARGTWQGPQASAGYSAAARRAGDRAGKAARLGSAPELGGARGQLPRGAGE, encoded by the coding sequence ATGTCTTCTCAGGACAAGATGCTCACTCGGATCGGAGGCTTGCTGCGGCAGGCCGAGTCGACCGACAACGAGCACGAGGCCGAAGCCTTCCTGGCCGCGGCGCAGCGGCTGGCGACCGGATCGTCGGTGGATCTGGCGGTGGCGCGGGCGCATATCGCGAGCCGGGAACGGCGGCCCACGCCGACGCAGCGGGTGATCCCGATCGGTGCGGCGGGCAAGCGCGGGCTACGCACCTACGTGCAGCTGTTCGTGGCGATCGCGGCGGCCAACGATGTGCGCTGCGATGTGGCGCGGTCCTCGACCACGGTGTACGCCTACGGTTTCGACACCGATATCGACACCTGCGAGGCGCTGTACACGAGCCTGCTGATCCAGATGGTGCGCGCCTCCGACCAGTACATCAAGTCGGGCAGCTATAAGAGCGCCACCACCGAGAAGGTGGTGGTGGAACGCCGCTACGGCCGCGTGTACCACCGGCCCGTCGAGGTGCCGGTCGCGGCGGTGACGGCACGGCTGAACTTTCAGATGGCCTTCGCCGCCCGCATCGGCCGCCGGCTGGCCGAGGTCAAGGCGGAGGTGGAGACCGAGTTGGTCACGGCCGACGCCGCCGGTCGGTCCGAGGGCGGCGACACCGCCGCGGCGACCGGAACGGCGCTCGCCCTGCGCAACAAGGAACTCGAACTCACCGACTTCTATTCGCGCACTTCCGAGGCGCGCGGCACGTGGCAGGGTCCGCAGGCGTCGGCCGGATATTCGGCGGCCGCGCGGCGCGCCGGCGACCGGGCGGGCAAGGCCGCGCGACTGGGCAGTGCGCCGGAACTCGGCGGGGCGCGCGGGCAGCTGCCGCGCGGCGCGGGCGAATAG
- a CDS encoding ABC transporter substrate-binding protein: MALKSVSSLRSTLVPRAVLAVTSAALLTATLATGCSSSSSSSNAISENLTGRGPITYVEGKDTTETGAVKQLIDRWNAAHPDEKVTFKEQSSDANQQLDDLKQHMQAKASDYDVVALDVPWTAQFAAKGWIQPLKDSFAIDTSTLLSPPVASATYNGTLYGAPRNTNGGLLFYRKDLAPEPPKTWAEMISMCPKAKEAGIGCYAGQLAPYEGLTVNTAEVINAFGGSFVGPDGKTPTVNTPQAKQGLQTLVDAYKNDDMPKEALSFKEPESQNAFTSGKLMFMRGWPSSFGDAGADASAVKDKFGVAPLPGKDGIGASTLGGYNAAISAFSKNKATALDFLRYLISEDAQHIVAQGGLPSVRASVYDDPALIAKMPYLPALKDSIASAVPRPVTPFYDAVSKAIQDNAFAALQGTKSVDDAIAGMQKGIETAGS; this comes from the coding sequence ATGGCTTTGAAGAGTGTGTCGTCCCTACGATCGACGCTGGTGCCGCGTGCCGTCTTGGCCGTGACCTCGGCGGCCTTGCTGACGGCGACTCTCGCCACCGGCTGCTCGTCGAGCAGCAGCAGTTCCAACGCCATTTCCGAGAACCTCACCGGCCGTGGCCCGATCACCTATGTCGAGGGCAAGGACACCACCGAGACCGGTGCGGTCAAGCAGCTCATCGACCGCTGGAACGCCGCGCACCCGGACGAGAAGGTGACGTTCAAGGAGCAGTCCAGCGACGCCAACCAGCAGCTCGACGATCTCAAGCAGCACATGCAGGCCAAGGCGTCGGACTACGACGTGGTCGCCCTCGACGTGCCGTGGACCGCGCAGTTCGCGGCCAAGGGCTGGATCCAGCCGCTGAAGGACTCCTTCGCGATCGACACCTCCACCCTGCTGTCGCCGCCGGTCGCCTCGGCCACCTACAACGGCACCCTCTACGGCGCCCCGCGCAACACCAACGGCGGCCTGCTGTTCTACCGCAAGGACCTGGCGCCGGAGCCGCCCAAGACCTGGGCCGAGATGATCTCCATGTGCCCCAAGGCCAAGGAAGCCGGAATCGGCTGCTACGCAGGCCAGTTGGCGCCCTACGAGGGTCTGACCGTGAACACCGCCGAGGTGATCAACGCCTTCGGCGGCAGCTTCGTCGGCCCCGACGGCAAGACCCCGACCGTCAACACCCCGCAGGCCAAGCAGGGCCTGCAGACCCTCGTGGACGCTTACAAGAACGACGACATGCCCAAGGAGGCGCTGTCGTTCAAGGAGCCCGAGTCCCAGAACGCCTTCACCAGCGGCAAACTCATGTTCATGCGCGGCTGGCCGTCCTCCTTCGGTGACGCCGGCGCGGACGCCTCCGCGGTGAAGGACAAGTTCGGCGTCGCCCCGCTGCCCGGCAAGGACGGCATCGGCGCCTCCACCCTCGGTGGCTACAACGCCGCCATCAGCGCCTTCTCCAAGAACAAGGCCACCGCGCTGGACTTCCTGCGCTACCTGATCAGCGAGGACGCCCAGCACATCGTGGCCCAGGGCGGCCTGCCGTCGGTGCGCGCCTCGGTCTACGACGACCCGGCCCTGATCGCCAAGATGCCCTACCTGCCCGCGCTCAAGGACTCCATCGCCTCCGCCGTGCCGCGGCCGGTGACCCCGTTCTACGACGCCGTCTCGAAGGCCATCCAGGACAACGCCTTCGCGGCGCTGCAGGGCACCAAGTCGGTCGACGACGCGATTGCCGGGATGCAGAAGGGCATCGAGACCGCCGGATCGTAA
- a CDS encoding carbohydrate ABC transporter permease, with translation MKSQAPQSNSPKRRGPVLGLTARAWLFVAPVLLALVVVVGYPVVRAVIMSFQKDAGIDKSTGMFVEGGSAGFGNYTHWLLQQCTNSLGETVSCPTGNGGSEFWAAVGVTFFFAVVTVSLEATIGLGMAMIMGKTFKGRALLRAAVLIPWAIPTAVTARLWEFMFQYDGVVNRVFGTHIVWTVEGWPARFAVIIADVWKTTPFMALLILAGLQVIPEDVYEAAKVDGASAWQRFWNITMPLLKPALLVAVLFRTMDALRLYDLPAIMTQDLGATRTISTLVVQQSRSGANSASALSIITFLLIFAVAFVLVKGLGANAVRTQEAQREAH, from the coding sequence GTGAAATCGCAAGCGCCACAATCGAACAGCCCGAAACGCCGGGGCCCGGTCCTCGGCCTCACCGCGCGGGCCTGGCTGTTCGTCGCTCCGGTGCTGCTGGCCCTGGTGGTCGTGGTCGGCTACCCGGTGGTGCGCGCGGTGATCATGTCCTTCCAGAAGGACGCGGGCATCGACAAGTCCACCGGCATGTTCGTCGAGGGCGGCAGCGCGGGCTTCGGCAACTACACGCACTGGCTGCTGCAGCAGTGCACCAACTCGCTGGGCGAGACGGTGTCCTGCCCGACCGGCAACGGCGGCTCGGAATTCTGGGCCGCGGTCGGCGTCACCTTCTTCTTCGCGGTGGTCACCGTCAGCCTGGAGGCGACCATCGGCCTGGGCATGGCCATGATCATGGGCAAGACCTTCAAGGGCCGCGCCCTGCTGCGCGCCGCCGTGCTGATCCCGTGGGCCATCCCCACCGCGGTCACGGCGCGGTTGTGGGAGTTCATGTTCCAGTACGACGGCGTCGTCAACCGGGTGTTCGGGACGCACATCGTGTGGACCGTGGAGGGCTGGCCCGCCCGCTTCGCGGTCATCATCGCCGACGTCTGGAAGACCACGCCGTTCATGGCGCTGCTGATTCTGGCCGGGCTGCAAGTGATTCCGGAGGACGTGTACGAGGCCGCGAAGGTCGACGGCGCGTCGGCCTGGCAGCGCTTCTGGAACATCACCATGCCGCTGCTGAAACCCGCACTGCTGGTGGCGGTCCTGTTCCGCACCATGGACGCGCTGCGGCTCTACGACCTGCCCGCCATCATGACCCAGGATCTCGGGGCCACCCGCACCATCTCCACCCTGGTGGTGCAGCAGTCCCGGTCCGGCGCCAACAGCGCGTCGGCCCTGTCGATCATCACCTTCCTGCTCATCTTCGCGGTCGCGTTCGTGTTGGTGAAGGGTTTGGGCGCCAACGCCGTTCGCACCCAGGAAGCACAGCGGGAGGCGCACTGA
- a CDS encoding carbohydrate ABC transporter permease, which produces MSTDVLDQPVNKPVRQPVSWGRRLTSGRVYLGALIVLIWGLAPFYWMVVTALRDPAYIFDNTPWPTHITFDNFRTAFDTNRGTDFGRALGNSVIIGAATTAIALLLGVMAAYALARLTFRGKYLVSGLILSASMFPVVVLATPLFQLFTDLGWYGHYQAMIIPNISFVLPMTVYILSSFFSELPWELEEAARIDGASRFQAFRLIMLPLAAPAVFTTAILAFIAAVNEFLLSNLLSSDATAPVTVAIAHFGGNNGSKVPPYGAIMAAGTIVTIPLVIMVLLFQRRIISGLTAGGVKS; this is translated from the coding sequence ATGAGCACCGACGTTCTCGATCAGCCGGTGAACAAGCCGGTGCGACAGCCGGTTTCGTGGGGCAGGCGGCTGACGTCCGGACGGGTCTACCTGGGCGCGTTGATCGTGCTGATCTGGGGTCTGGCGCCGTTCTACTGGATGGTCGTCACCGCGCTGCGCGATCCGGCGTACATCTTCGACAACACGCCCTGGCCCACCCACATCACCTTCGACAACTTCCGCACCGCCTTCGACACCAACCGCGGCACCGATTTCGGTCGCGCACTGGGCAACAGCGTGATCATCGGCGCCGCCACCACCGCCATCGCCCTGCTGCTGGGCGTGATGGCCGCGTACGCGCTGGCGCGCTTGACCTTCCGCGGCAAGTACCTGGTGTCCGGACTGATCCTGTCGGCGTCCATGTTCCCGGTCGTGGTGCTGGCGACGCCGCTGTTCCAGCTGTTCACCGACCTGGGATGGTACGGCCACTACCAGGCGATGATCATCCCGAACATCTCGTTCGTGCTGCCGATGACGGTGTACATCCTGTCGTCGTTCTTCAGCGAACTGCCGTGGGAGCTGGAGGAAGCCGCCCGCATCGACGGCGCGTCCCGCTTCCAGGCGTTCCGGTTGATCATGCTGCCGCTGGCCGCGCCGGCCGTGTTCACCACCGCCATCCTGGCCTTCATCGCGGCGGTCAACGAGTTCCTGCTGTCGAACCTGCTCTCCAGCGACGCGACCGCGCCGGTCACGGTGGCCATCGCCCACTTCGGCGGCAACAACGGCTCCAAGGTGCCGCCCTACGGGGCCATCATGGCCGCGGGCACCATCGTCACCATTCCGCTGGTGATCATGGTGCTGCTGTTCCAGCGTCGCATCATCTCCGGTCTCACCGCGGGTGGCGTGAAGAGCTAG
- a CDS encoding transglycosylase domain-containing protein: MLVSSSRKRRRGEPAPNGTAAGWNELASAAAHRQQHASHSRPRRRMKPPRAARQPEPGPRPPRTRGQRVRRLLLALFLVLVVMPTTLLGTAYWSAEIPDPNTVQTNQIATILTSDGASVIAKVVPPEGNRVPVPLSDVPEPVRQAVLSAEDRNFYTNPGYSTSAFLRAARDNLLGRDDAGGGSTITQQYVKNAFLSSERTLSRKMRELIISAKMAREWSKDDILAAYLNTIYYGRGAYGISAAAKAYFGKPAPELTLAEGAVLASVIRTPSLLDPESHLDQLKARWNYVLDGMVQTGTLTRVQRTAIQFPNILPVTEVDDSTPRGPEGLIRAQVLRELRASGISEHDLNTGALQIITTIDAKAQQAALHAVGTVLGGQPGELRTAVVSVDPRSGAVRAYYGGPDGIGFDFAQAPLQTGSAFKTFAVIAALQQGIPLSYRLNSEPLTVNGEKIQNVGGESCGTCSLAEAFKRSLNTSFYRLAQSLFEGPKAIADAAHKAGIPEQIPGVPGKTLTEDGAPPLPAIVLGAYSVRPIDMASAYATLAASGAYRAPYFVQKVVTGDGRVLLDRAKNPQKTEQRIQPAIADNVTQAMLPIAAYSNNHNLAGGRPAAAKTGTTQLGDSGQNKDAWMVGFTPSLSTAVWVGTEQSQPIRTARGAAIYGSGLPADLWKQTMDAALDGTPVDQFPNPEQIAGMPPANGNYDILNPPSPAPTQEPVLVIPPAPTPKEVEIFPGLSIPVPG; this comes from the coding sequence ATGCTCGTGAGCTCGTCCCGCAAGCGACGCCGAGGAGAACCGGCCCCGAACGGTACCGCGGCAGGGTGGAACGAGCTGGCGAGCGCCGCGGCGCACCGGCAGCAGCACGCCTCGCACAGTCGCCCCCGCCGCCGCATGAAACCACCGCGGGCGGCCCGGCAGCCCGAACCGGGGCCGCGGCCGCCCCGCACCCGCGGGCAGCGCGTCCGGCGGCTGCTCCTGGCACTGTTCCTGGTCCTGGTGGTCATGCCGACCACGCTGCTGGGCACCGCCTACTGGAGCGCCGAGATCCCCGACCCGAACACGGTGCAGACCAACCAGATCGCGACCATCCTCACCTCCGACGGCGCCAGCGTCATCGCGAAGGTCGTTCCGCCGGAAGGCAATCGGGTTCCGGTGCCGCTGTCCGACGTGCCCGAGCCGGTGCGGCAGGCGGTGCTCTCGGCCGAGGACCGCAACTTCTACACCAATCCCGGCTACTCCACCTCGGCGTTCCTGCGCGCGGCCCGCGACAACCTGCTCGGCCGCGACGACGCGGGCGGCGGCTCCACGATCACCCAGCAGTACGTGAAGAACGCCTTCCTCAGTTCCGAACGGACCCTGAGCCGCAAGATGCGCGAGCTCATCATCTCCGCCAAGATGGCCCGCGAATGGAGCAAGGACGACATCCTCGCCGCCTACCTCAACACCATCTACTACGGACGCGGGGCGTACGGCATCTCGGCGGCGGCCAAGGCGTACTTCGGTAAGCCCGCACCGGAATTGACGCTCGCCGAGGGCGCGGTGCTGGCGTCGGTGATCCGCACCCCGTCGCTGCTGGATCCGGAGAGCCACCTCGACCAGCTGAAGGCCCGCTGGAACTACGTGCTCGACGGCATGGTGCAGACGGGCACGCTGACCCGCGTCCAGCGCACCGCCATCCAGTTCCCGAATATTCTGCCGGTCACCGAGGTGGACGACAGCACCCCGCGCGGGCCGGAGGGGCTCATTCGCGCCCAGGTGCTGCGCGAGCTGCGCGCCTCCGGGATCAGCGAGCACGATCTGAATACCGGTGCGCTGCAGATCATCACGACCATCGACGCCAAGGCGCAGCAGGCCGCGCTGCACGCGGTGGGCACGGTGCTGGGCGGGCAGCCGGGCGAGCTGCGCACCGCGGTGGTGTCGGTGGATCCGCGCTCGGGGGCGGTGCGCGCCTACTACGGCGGCCCCGACGGCATCGGCTTCGATTTCGCGCAGGCGCCGCTGCAAACCGGTTCCGCCTTCAAGACTTTCGCGGTGATCGCCGCACTCCAGCAGGGCATCCCGCTGTCGTATCGGCTCAACAGCGAACCGCTGACGGTCAACGGCGAGAAGATCCAGAACGTGGGCGGTGAGAGCTGCGGCACCTGCTCGCTGGCCGAGGCGTTCAAGCGCTCGCTCAACACCAGCTTCTATCGGCTCGCCCAATCCCTGTTCGAGGGCCCGAAAGCCATTGCCGACGCGGCACACAAGGCCGGCATCCCCGAGCAGATTCCGGGCGTGCCCGGCAAGACCCTGACCGAGGACGGCGCGCCGCCGCTGCCGGCCATCGTGCTGGGCGCGTACTCGGTGCGGCCCATCGACATGGCCTCGGCCTACGCCACCCTGGCCGCCTCCGGCGCCTACCGCGCCCCCTACTTCGTGCAGAAGGTGGTCACCGGCGACGGCCGCGTTCTGCTCGACCGCGCCAAGAACCCCCAGAAGACCGAACAGCGCATCCAACCGGCCATCGCCGACAACGTGACGCAGGCCATGCTGCCCATCGCCGCCTACTCCAACAACCACAATCTCGCCGGCGGCCGCCCCGCCGCCGCCAAGACCGGCACCACCCAGCTCGGTGACTCCGGCCAGAACAAGGACGCCTGGATGGTCGGCTTCACCCCGTCCCTGTCCACCGCCGTCTGGGTGGGAACCGAACAGTCCCAACCCATCCGCACCGCCCGCGGCGCGGCCATCTACGGCTCCGGCCTCCCCGCCGACCTCTGGAAACAAACCATGGACGCCGCCCTCGACGGCACCCCCGTCGACCAATTCCCCAACCCCGAACAAATAGCCGGAATGCCCCCCGCCAACGGCAATTACGACATCCTCAACCCACCCTCCCCCGCCCCCACCCAAGAACCCGTCCTCGTCATCCCCCCGGCCCCCACCCCCAAAGAAGTAGAAATCTTCCCAGGCCTCAGCATCCCGGTGCCCGGCTGA
- a CDS encoding GyrI-like domain-containing protein, translating into MDFNVVERHETLVAGTVLRSPALAVEGPRRAKVEEAWKRNLARDLPGPPATAYVDHAPEIGSYLTHIVGYECEKLDDLLPGDVLARIPAGKFARFLRTGDNLGDIIVSIWRTVWDLEAAGTLVRAYTGDFEHYPDNRTVEVFVALDAGAEG; encoded by the coding sequence GTGGATTTCAATGTCGTTGAACGCCACGAAACGCTGGTAGCCGGAACGGTGCTACGCAGCCCGGCACTCGCGGTCGAAGGGCCGCGCCGCGCGAAGGTCGAGGAGGCCTGGAAACGTAATCTGGCACGCGATCTGCCCGGTCCGCCCGCGACCGCGTATGTCGATCACGCACCCGAGATCGGTTCGTATCTGACGCATATCGTCGGATACGAATGCGAGAAGCTCGACGACCTATTGCCGGGCGATGTACTCGCCCGTATCCCCGCCGGTAAATTCGCCCGCTTCCTTCGCACCGGCGACAATCTCGGCGACATCATCGTGTCGATCTGGCGCACGGTCTGGGACCTCGAGGCGGCCGGCACCCTGGTGCGCGCGTACACCGGGGATTTCGAGCACTATCCGGACAACCGGACGGTGGAGGTTTTCGTCGCGCTGGATGCCGGCGCCGAGGGGTAG